Proteins from a genomic interval of bacterium:
- a CDS encoding PD-(D/E)XK nuclease family protein: protein MVTEPFSVSRINLFDQCSLAWKRKYVEHIPDVSGKEAQVGSAAHKAIQIYTENLTNGHKRSLNSIIGEGVASVGNIDILKEVTEIIETFVVTHHNLDVETIVGIEENIEKPIDKYNFRGIIDLLQVNETTGLITDYKSSRKIISQTEIDNNLQLSSYAMLAHKKYPTLKRFICRLDFIRYGQLVETERNLEDIQLTEQFLGQKMKTISKAIDENKFDPKPNSYCKWCSYIDTCPVHPKTSTPKEVASQVLVLEALLKREKETLKAMVAKQGAVTVNDMVFDFYPASSDVFPIDKVIQVLAEYKINNPNNYLKVNTKELENLDPRIYEKLLLLSEQKTTTRFDHKRQVAQ from the coding sequence ATGGTAACAGAACCTTTCAGCGTATCCAGAATTAATTTATTTGACCAATGTAGCCTTGCATGGAAGAGAAAATATGTTGAACACATTCCCGATGTGTCCGGAAAAGAGGCACAAGTTGGCAGCGCTGCACACAAAGCAATTCAGATTTACACGGAGAATCTTACAAACGGGCATAAAAGGAGTTTGAATTCAATTATCGGTGAAGGAGTAGCAAGCGTGGGGAATATCGACATCCTCAAGGAAGTTACGGAAATCATTGAGACATTTGTTGTAACACACCACAATCTGGATGTGGAAACAATTGTCGGCATTGAAGAAAATATAGAGAAACCTATTGATAAATACAACTTTCGGGGAATTATTGATTTGTTGCAAGTGAATGAAACCACTGGACTTATCACGGACTACAAGAGTTCTCGGAAAATAATTTCTCAAACTGAAATTGATAATAACCTGCAACTATCGTCCTACGCGATGTTGGCACACAAAAAATACCCCACACTCAAGCGTTTTATTTGCAGATTGGATTTTATAAGATACGGACAATTGGTCGAGACTGAGCGGAATCTGGAGGATATTCAACTTACGGAACAATTTCTTGGACAAAAAATGAAAACCATTAGCAAAGCGATAGATGAAAACAAGTTTGACCCAAAACCGAATTCTTATTGTAAATGGTGTTCATATATAGATACTTGTCCTGTACACCCTAAGACCTCAACTCCGAAAGAAGTGGCAAGTCAGGTGCTTGTCCTTGAAGCCCTACTAAAAAGGGAAAAAGAAACGCTAAAAGCCATGGTAGCCAAGCAAGGAGCGGTAACCGTAAATGACATGGTATTTGACTTTTATCCTGCAAGCTCGGACGTGTTCCCGATAGATAAAGTAATACAAGTGCTTGCGGAATACAAGATAAACAATCCCAATAATTACCTAAAGGTAAATACAAAAGAGTTAGAAAATCTTGATCCCAGGATTTATGAAAAGCTGTTACTTTTATCAGAGCAAAAAACGACTACAAGATTTGACCATAAAAGGCAGGTGGCACAATGA